Within the Nocardioides humi genome, the region CCGTCAGCACCTCGGTGGTGACCTCCGCGGGCAGGTCGACGAGCTCCCGGATCCAGGAGACAGGGGCCTTCACAGTTCACTCCCGAATGCCGTGGTGAAGCGCACGTCGCCCTCGAACAGGGTGCGCAGGTCCTCCAGGCCGTGCCGGAACATCAGGGTCCGGTCGATGCCCATGCCGAAGGCGAAGCCGGAGTAGCGCTCGGAGTCGACGCCGCAGGCGGCGAGCACGCGCGGGTTGACGATGCCGCAGCCGCCCCACTCGATCCAGCCCTCGCCGCGGCAGGTGCGACAGCTCTCCGGGGTCTCGTTGCGGCAGACGAAGCAGATCAGGTCCACCTCGGCGCTCGGCTCGGTGAACGGGAAGTACGACGGCCGGAACCGGGTGGTGATGCCCTCGCCGAACATCTGGCTCGCGAAGTGGTCGAGGGTGCCCTTGAGGTGGGCCATGGAGATGCCCTCGTCGATGGCCAGTCCCTCGACCTGGTGGAACATCGGCGAGTGGGTGGCGTCGTACTCGTCGGTGCGGAACACCCGGCCCGGGCAGACCACGTAGATCGGCGGGGTGCGCGTCAGCATGGTGCGCGCCTGCACGGGGCTGGTGTGGGTGCGCAGCACGACGTGGTTCTCGGCCGGCTCGGTCCAGAAGGTGTCCTGCATGGTCCGGGCCGGGTGG harbors:
- the pheS gene encoding phenylalanine--tRNA ligase subunit alpha, with the protein product MSGPNTDYDPVEVAAVSPAEVEAARDAALAAIAAATDLEQLKAARTEHAGDRSPLALANREIGALPPQARKEAGQRVGQARGAVNQALAARQAVLEAEHEARILVEEAVDVTLPTDEVPLGGRHPLTTGAELIADIFVAMGWEVAEGPVIEAEWLNFDALNLGPDHPARTMQDTFWTEPAENHVVLRTHTSPVQARTMLTRTPPIYVVCPGRVFRTDEYDATHSPMFHQVEGLAIDEGISMAHLKGTLDHFASQMFGEGITTRFRPSYFPFTEPSAEVDLICFVCRNETPESCRTCRGEGWIEWGGCGIVNPRVLAACGVDSERYSGFAFGMGIDRTLMFRHGLEDLRTLFEGDVRFTTAFGSEL